One genomic window of Arthrobacter caoxuetaonis includes the following:
- the lipA gene encoding lipoyl synthase produces the protein MTLAPEGRRLLRIEQRNVAVPVERKPDWIKAKVNIGPEYVQLKGQVKKEGLHTVCEEAGCPNIFECWEDKEATFLIGGSECTRRCDFCQIDTGKPSALDRMEPLKVARSVQSMALRYATVTGVARDDLEDEGTWLYAETIRQIHAVNPGTGVEILIPDFSGKPEYIQAICDAAPEVFAHNVETVPRLFKRIRPAFRYERSLDVVSQGQALGMVTKSNLILGMGETRAEVTDAMRDLRDAGCDLLTITQYLRPSDRHLPVDRWVKPEEFVDLSTEAEELGFLGVMSGPLVRSSYRAGRLWAGAMRKKGREVPANLAHIGDSGTAAQEASAVLARR, from the coding sequence GTGACACTTGCCCCCGAAGGCCGCCGCCTCCTGCGGATCGAGCAGCGCAATGTGGCCGTTCCGGTGGAACGCAAGCCGGACTGGATCAAAGCCAAGGTCAACATCGGACCCGAGTACGTGCAGCTGAAGGGGCAGGTGAAGAAGGAGGGTCTGCACACCGTCTGCGAGGAAGCCGGGTGCCCCAACATCTTCGAGTGCTGGGAAGACAAGGAAGCGACGTTCCTCATTGGCGGTTCCGAATGCACCCGGCGCTGCGACTTCTGCCAGATCGATACGGGCAAGCCCTCCGCGCTGGACAGGATGGAACCGCTGAAGGTGGCACGCTCAGTGCAGTCCATGGCACTGCGCTACGCCACGGTTACCGGTGTGGCCCGGGATGACCTGGAGGATGAAGGAACCTGGCTGTACGCAGAGACAATCCGCCAAATCCATGCGGTTAACCCCGGCACCGGCGTCGAAATCCTGATCCCTGATTTCTCCGGCAAACCCGAGTACATCCAGGCGATCTGCGACGCGGCGCCGGAAGTGTTCGCACACAACGTCGAGACGGTGCCCCGGCTGTTCAAACGGATCCGGCCCGCCTTCCGGTATGAGCGTTCCCTCGACGTAGTTTCCCAGGGGCAGGCTCTGGGCATGGTCACCAAGTCCAACCTGATCCTGGGCATGGGCGAAACGCGGGCGGAGGTAACGGATGCCATGCGGGACCTGCGCGATGCCGGGTGCGACCTGCTCACCATTACGCAGTACCTGCGTCCCAGCGATCGCCATCTCCCGGTGGACCGCTGGGTCAAGCCGGAAGAGTTCGTCGACCTCAGCACCGAGGCGGAGGAACTGGGGTTCCTGGGCGTCATGAGCGGACCCCTGGTGCGGTCCTCCTACCGGGCCGGCAGGCTGTGGGCGGGAGCGATGCGGAAGAAGGGACGCGAAGTCCCGGCAAACCTTGCACACATCGGGGATTCCGGGACAGCCGCACAGGAAGCATCGGCGGTCCTGGCGCGCCGTTAG
- the glnA gene encoding type I glutamate--ammonia ligase has translation MFKNADEVLKFIADEEVKFVDIRFTDLPGVQQHFNVPAKSVDADFFVNGQLFDGSSIRGFQGIAESDMQLIPDVTTAFLDPFRIEKTLALNFSIVNPRTGEPYHRDPRGVAERAEAYLASTGIADTAFFAPEAEFFIFDNVQYESAPQGSFYKVDSIEAPWNSGREEEGGNLGNKTPYKGGYFPVAPVDKQADLRDAICVELDNVGLEVERSHHEVGGAGQAEINYKFTTLTHAADDLMKFKYIVKNVADAWGKSATFMPKPIFNDNGSGMHCHQSLWNGGEPLFYDEKGYAGLSDVARWYIGGLLKHASAVLAFTNPTVNSYRRLVKGFEAPVNMVYSQGNRSAGIRIPITGSNPKAKRIEFRAPDPSSNPYLAFAAQLMAGLDGIKNRIEPADPIDKDLYELPAEEAKHIQKAPGSLEEALEALEADNEFLQAGGVFTQDMIDAWIEYKREKEIFPLSLRPNPYEFELYYGV, from the coding sequence ATGTTCAAGAATGCGGACGAGGTCCTCAAGTTCATCGCTGACGAAGAAGTTAAATTCGTCGACATTCGATTCACCGACCTGCCCGGCGTGCAGCAGCACTTCAACGTGCCGGCAAAGTCCGTCGATGCCGATTTCTTCGTCAACGGCCAGCTCTTCGACGGATCCTCCATCCGCGGTTTCCAGGGCATTGCCGAGTCCGACATGCAGCTGATCCCGGACGTGACCACCGCGTTCCTGGATCCGTTCCGCATCGAGAAGACCCTCGCCCTGAACTTCTCCATCGTCAACCCGCGTACCGGTGAGCCGTACCACCGCGATCCCCGCGGCGTAGCCGAGCGCGCCGAAGCCTACCTGGCTTCCACCGGCATCGCCGACACGGCGTTCTTCGCCCCCGAAGCCGAGTTCTTCATCTTCGACAACGTCCAGTACGAATCCGCTCCGCAGGGCAGCTTCTACAAGGTCGACTCGATTGAAGCTCCCTGGAACAGCGGCCGTGAAGAAGAAGGCGGCAACCTGGGCAACAAGACTCCCTACAAGGGCGGTTACTTCCCGGTCGCTCCCGTGGACAAGCAGGCTGACCTGCGCGACGCCATCTGCGTCGAACTGGACAACGTCGGCCTCGAGGTCGAGCGCTCCCACCACGAAGTCGGCGGCGCCGGCCAGGCCGAAATCAACTACAAGTTCACCACGCTCACGCACGCTGCCGATGACTTGATGAAATTCAAGTACATCGTCAAGAACGTTGCCGATGCCTGGGGCAAGTCCGCGACGTTCATGCCGAAGCCGATCTTCAACGACAACGGCTCGGGCATGCACTGCCACCAGTCGCTGTGGAACGGCGGCGAGCCGCTCTTCTATGACGAGAAGGGCTACGCCGGCCTGTCCGACGTCGCACGCTGGTACATTGGCGGCCTGCTGAAGCACGCTTCCGCCGTCCTCGCTTTCACCAACCCGACGGTCAACTCCTACCGCCGCCTGGTCAAGGGCTTCGAAGCCCCGGTCAACATGGTCTACTCGCAGGGCAACCGCTCGGCCGGTATCCGTATTCCGATCACGGGCTCCAACCCGAAGGCCAAGCGCATCGAGTTCCGCGCTCCGGATCCCTCGTCCAACCCGTACCTGGCGTTTGCTGCGCAGCTGATGGCAGGCCTGGACGGAATCAAGAACCGGATTGAGCCGGCTGACCCGATCGACAAGGACCTCTACGAGCTCCCCGCCGAAGAGGCCAAGCACATCCAGAAGGCTCCGGGCTCCCTTGAGGAAGCCCTGGAAGCGCTGGAAGCCGACAACGAGTTCCTGCAGGCCGGCGGCGTGTTCACCCAGGACATGATCGATGCCTGGATCGAGTACAAGCGCGAGAAGGAAATCTTCCCGCTGTCCCTGCGCCCGAACCCCTACGAGTTCGAGCTCTACTACGGCGTCTAG
- a CDS encoding amino acid ABC transporter substrate-binding protein/permease, giving the protein MHSGKRALKSPASLAVPLTSLLAALALLLGIPATGAFAATSPAPDSVAGKTYTIGTDTTFAPFEFRENGELVGIDIDLMNAIAQDQGFAVEIRSLGFDAALQALQSNQVDGVIAGMSITEERQKVFDFSDPYFESGIQMAVAENNNDVAGYEDLEGKRVAVKTGTEGQAFAESIKDEYGFDVIAFAQSAQMYDDVKAGSSVAVFDDYPVLAYGIKSGNGLKTVTDKEVGSSYGFAVNAETNPELLEAFNAGLANLQESGEYDEILDRYLDAGAADSSFWSLVTDNAPAFAKGLGLTLLATALSLFFALILGVIFGFFKVSSKIVLRGIATTYVSIFRGTPVLVQAFFFYFGLPQLIGQPVDVLTAGVLTLSLNAGAYMTEIVRGGIQSVDPGQMEAARSLGLGYGKTMQKIIIPQAVKIMTPSFINQFVITLKDTSLLAVIGFAELTYQAQQVYAVNFRTAEVLIIVAALYFIVITLLTKLADVLDKRFNK; this is encoded by the coding sequence TTGCACAGTGGCAAACGGGCGCTGAAAAGCCCCGCCTCACTCGCGGTTCCCCTCACCTCCCTGCTTGCAGCGCTGGCGCTGCTGCTGGGCATCCCCGCAACCGGGGCCTTCGCGGCCACCTCACCGGCACCGGACAGCGTGGCGGGCAAAACCTACACCATCGGTACTGATACCACCTTCGCTCCCTTCGAGTTCCGTGAAAACGGCGAGCTCGTCGGTATCGACATCGACCTGATGAACGCGATTGCGCAGGACCAGGGCTTTGCGGTGGAAATCCGTTCCCTCGGGTTCGACGCCGCCCTTCAGGCGCTGCAGTCCAACCAGGTCGACGGCGTCATCGCCGGCATGTCCATCACCGAGGAACGGCAAAAGGTCTTCGACTTCTCTGACCCGTACTTCGAATCCGGCATCCAGATGGCCGTGGCGGAAAACAACAACGACGTGGCCGGGTACGAAGACCTGGAAGGCAAGCGCGTTGCCGTCAAGACCGGCACGGAAGGCCAGGCCTTCGCCGAGTCCATCAAGGACGAGTATGGCTTCGACGTCATCGCTTTCGCCCAGTCGGCCCAGATGTACGACGACGTCAAGGCCGGTTCCTCGGTCGCCGTGTTCGACGACTACCCGGTCCTTGCCTACGGCATCAAGTCAGGCAACGGGCTGAAGACCGTCACGGACAAGGAAGTTGGCTCCTCCTACGGCTTTGCCGTGAATGCGGAGACCAACCCGGAACTCCTGGAAGCGTTCAACGCGGGCCTTGCGAACCTGCAGGAGTCCGGCGAATACGACGAGATCCTGGACCGCTACCTGGATGCCGGCGCCGCCGACTCCAGCTTCTGGTCCCTGGTCACCGACAACGCACCCGCCTTCGCCAAGGGCCTGGGCCTGACGCTGCTGGCGACCGCGCTGTCACTGTTCTTCGCGCTGATCCTCGGTGTGATTTTCGGTTTCTTCAAGGTCAGCTCCAAGATCGTGCTGCGCGGCATCGCCACCACCTACGTGAGCATCTTCCGCGGCACCCCTGTCCTGGTGCAGGCCTTCTTCTTCTACTTCGGCCTGCCCCAGCTCATCGGCCAGCCGGTCGACGTCCTCACTGCCGGCGTGCTGACACTGAGCCTGAACGCCGGTGCCTACATGACCGAGATCGTGCGCGGCGGCATCCAGTCCGTGGATCCGGGCCAGATGGAAGCGGCGCGCAGCCTGGGCCTTGGCTACGGCAAGACGATGCAGAAGATCATCATTCCGCAGGCCGTGAAGATCATGACGCCGTCCTTCATTAACCAGTTCGTGATCACCCTGAAGGACACGTCTCTGCTTGCCGTCATCGGCTTCGCCGAGCTGACCTACCAGGCACAGCAGGTCTACGCGGTGAACTTCCGCACCGCAGAGGTGCTGATCATCGTCGCAGCCCTGTACTTCATCGTGATCACGCTGCTGACCAAGCTGGCGGACGTCCTGGATAAGAGGTTCAACAAGTGA
- a CDS encoding serine hydrolase domain-containing protein has translation MPGLTDVLWDSLEARVSSGWCPGLVAGVRIGGEVEVHAAGTYALDDVRPMNPATPFRISSLSKLVGGALALSLVADGTLDLDDDVSRWLPDLAELRVLATPDAPLAVTGPARGPMTLRHLLTMTAGFGIDFGPTPYAAATRDLLWGPTPPALAPDEYMARLGSLPLAAQPGDRWMYHAGADVLSALLPKVAGIPLRDLLAERITGPLGLAGTDFPTGQEEFPAAYEATAGGLLEAAAYQDAFASPPVFESLAGGLVSTVPDFVSFLAALADDVLLPAGLGAQMTSDQLTDAQRPGFAELAGPEESWGFMSAVQTGPGASWSEPGMWGWAGGSGTSAAVYPNGDIGVVFTQRFMAGPDENFDWFWAPFGQARSQAASG, from the coding sequence ATGCCTGGATTAACCGATGTTCTGTGGGACAGCCTGGAAGCCAGGGTTTCTTCGGGATGGTGCCCGGGGCTCGTCGCGGGCGTGCGGATCGGCGGTGAGGTGGAGGTACACGCCGCGGGTACCTATGCACTCGATGACGTCCGTCCCATGAACCCCGCAACGCCGTTCCGGATCTCCTCCCTCAGCAAACTGGTGGGAGGCGCACTGGCCCTGTCGCTGGTTGCGGACGGGACGCTGGACCTGGACGACGACGTCTCCCGCTGGCTTCCCGACCTGGCCGAACTCCGGGTGCTGGCCACGCCTGACGCGCCGCTGGCCGTGACGGGCCCGGCGCGGGGACCGATGACGCTCCGCCACCTCCTGACCATGACCGCAGGCTTTGGAATCGATTTCGGACCGACGCCCTACGCCGCAGCTACACGCGACCTGCTGTGGGGCCCCACTCCCCCGGCCCTGGCCCCCGACGAGTACATGGCCCGGCTGGGAAGCCTTCCGCTCGCTGCGCAGCCCGGTGACCGGTGGATGTACCACGCAGGTGCCGACGTGCTCTCCGCGCTCCTGCCGAAAGTGGCCGGCATACCGCTGAGGGATCTGCTGGCGGAACGCATCACCGGCCCCCTGGGACTTGCCGGAACGGATTTCCCGACAGGGCAGGAGGAGTTTCCGGCGGCCTATGAAGCCACCGCCGGCGGTCTTCTCGAGGCGGCAGCCTACCAGGACGCGTTCGCGTCACCGCCGGTCTTCGAGTCCCTGGCCGGCGGCCTTGTCTCCACTGTTCCGGACTTCGTGTCGTTCTTGGCGGCGCTGGCCGATGATGTCCTGCTTCCGGCCGGGCTGGGTGCCCAGATGACCTCCGACCAGCTCACGGACGCCCAGCGGCCCGGATTTGCCGAACTGGCCGGGCCGGAGGAATCCTGGGGCTTTATGAGTGCGGTACAGACCGGTCCGGGCGCGAGCTGGTCCGAACCCGGCATGTGGGGCTGGGCAGGAGGTTCCGGCACCAGCGCCGCCGTCTATCCGAACGGGGACATCGGGGTGGTCTTCACCCAGCGCTTCATGGCCGGTCCGGATGAGAACTTCGACTGGTTCTGGGCGCCGTTCGGCCAGGCGCGCAGCCAAGCAGCCTCGGGCTGA
- a CDS encoding serine/threonine-protein kinase, with amino-acid sequence MNATEDPHSPGLAGSAPDGGGQGEQTVRRPVVPGSGWRIGRLLGEGCHSTVWLAQRLADGACFALKVPHRRQDPAEEFERRREVTILTRLQHENLLGIHGLLNTEEGPGLLLEYAAGGSLAGLLALRGTLSEGEVVTVLTAAARALACLHADGAVHGAVTPGNILFTANGKPLVADFGTGRMFPGQQDVPVGSTGSAPELRTGAGSSAPGPEVDVYSLGALGWLMLTGRPLKPGLRPPLIVALGGGNPRLCSLLEAALDEDAGRRPTAEEFSVGVFRAVDAEPLQLPATVPPGIQPDTQTRRAARDAAHPGRRRRRRPRFGLQKAWPQETGHPGSVRVRRAAGQRFRKLWLGAATGIVAVTAVCGAVAVLAPELLGPSKELLLPAATDVPAAGAAGEAPSGTNVPEEAAVPEEEADHIPSAGASGDPGQADQDVPSDYELSVLQGQDPLAAVHVLSTLRARSFERGDPALLGWVNLAGSPAEEADSVEVGRLKEKGERLSGLRLDVLRAVSAGEGGSGTDRELVAVSMESSGFQRVRADGSPAGPPGAASGRDVVLDLVRTDSGWRIAAVLPGGETGGGGAQR; translated from the coding sequence ATGAACGCTACGGAGGACCCGCACAGCCCGGGGCTGGCCGGGTCGGCGCCGGACGGCGGCGGACAGGGGGAGCAGACCGTGCGCCGTCCGGTCGTGCCCGGTTCCGGATGGCGCATCGGGCGGCTGCTCGGGGAAGGCTGCCACAGCACCGTCTGGCTTGCGCAGCGGTTGGCCGACGGCGCCTGCTTCGCCCTCAAGGTTCCGCACCGGCGGCAGGACCCTGCGGAAGAGTTTGAACGCAGGCGCGAGGTCACCATCCTCACCCGGCTGCAGCACGAGAACCTCCTTGGCATCCATGGGCTGCTGAACACGGAGGAAGGGCCGGGCCTCTTGCTGGAATACGCTGCCGGGGGCAGCCTGGCCGGGCTGCTGGCGCTCCGGGGAACACTTTCAGAGGGTGAAGTGGTCACCGTGCTGACGGCAGCGGCACGTGCCCTGGCCTGCCTGCACGCCGATGGTGCCGTTCATGGTGCTGTCACGCCGGGGAACATACTGTTCACGGCCAACGGCAAGCCGCTGGTGGCGGACTTTGGCACCGGCCGGATGTTTCCCGGGCAGCAGGATGTCCCGGTGGGAAGCACGGGTTCTGCGCCGGAGTTGCGCACAGGTGCCGGCTCCTCCGCACCAGGGCCGGAGGTCGACGTTTACTCGCTAGGAGCGCTGGGCTGGTTGATGCTGACCGGGCGGCCGCTCAAGCCGGGTCTGCGTCCGCCGCTGATTGTCGCGCTGGGCGGAGGAAACCCGCGTCTCTGCAGCCTCTTGGAAGCAGCCCTGGACGAGGATGCCGGAAGGCGGCCCACTGCGGAGGAATTCTCGGTCGGAGTCTTCCGGGCTGTTGACGCTGAACCGCTGCAGTTGCCGGCAACTGTCCCTCCCGGCATCCAGCCGGACACGCAGACCCGGCGTGCTGCCCGGGACGCCGCCCACCCCGGGCGCCGGCGAAGGCGCCGCCCGCGGTTCGGCTTGCAGAAAGCCTGGCCACAGGAAACCGGGCACCCCGGGTCCGTAAGGGTGCGCCGGGCAGCCGGGCAGCGATTCAGGAAGCTGTGGCTCGGCGCAGCAACAGGAATCGTGGCGGTGACGGCTGTCTGCGGAGCCGTGGCGGTGCTGGCGCCGGAATTGCTCGGTCCCTCGAAGGAACTCCTGCTGCCGGCGGCAACGGATGTTCCGGCTGCCGGGGCGGCCGGAGAGGCACCCTCCGGCACCAACGTGCCCGAAGAGGCGGCGGTGCCCGAAGAGGAGGCTGATCACATCCCCTCTGCGGGTGCCTCCGGCGACCCGGGACAGGCAGATCAGGACGTTCCTTCTGACTATGAGCTTTCCGTGCTGCAGGGCCAGGACCCCCTGGCGGCAGTGCATGTCCTGTCCACGCTGCGTGCCCGGTCCTTTGAACGCGGCGATCCGGCGCTGCTCGGCTGGGTAAACCTGGCTGGTTCCCCGGCGGAGGAGGCGGATTCGGTCGAGGTAGGGCGGCTGAAGGAGAAGGGTGAACGTCTTTCCGGGCTCCGCCTGGACGTCCTGCGGGCCGTCTCCGCGGGGGAAGGGGGCTCCGGGACCGACCGGGAGCTGGTCGCTGTTTCCATGGAGAGCTCGGGTTTCCAGCGCGTCCGGGCCGACGGGTCCCCGGCTGGCCCGCCTGGTGCCGCCTCCGGCCGGGATGTGGTGCTGGACCTGGTACGGACGGACAGCGGATGGCGGATCGCTGCCGTTCTGCCTGGCGGGGAAACCGGGGGCGGGGGAGCGCAAAGATAG
- a CDS encoding amino acid ABC transporter ATP-binding protein, with the protein MSKIQTIGLRKSYGPVEVLKGLDVAVAEGEVVCVIGPSGSGKSTFLRCLNKLEDITAGKVVIDGFDLTDPKVDLNKVRQHIGMVFQHFNLFPHMTVLQNIMLAPVELKKGSKAEVRANALALLDRVGLADKADARPAQLSGGQKQRVAIARALAMKPDVMLFDEATSALDPEMVGEVLQVIRDLAKEGMTMVVVTHEMGFAREVADRVVFMADGLIVEENSPEELFGNPQSSRLQDFLAKVL; encoded by the coding sequence GTGAGCAAGATCCAAACCATCGGCCTGCGCAAGTCCTACGGTCCGGTCGAGGTCCTGAAGGGACTGGACGTCGCCGTCGCCGAGGGCGAAGTGGTCTGCGTGATCGGCCCGTCCGGCTCCGGCAAGTCGACTTTCCTGCGCTGCCTGAACAAGCTTGAAGACATCACGGCCGGCAAGGTCGTGATCGACGGCTTCGACCTCACCGACCCGAAGGTGGACCTGAACAAGGTCCGCCAGCACATCGGCATGGTCTTCCAGCACTTCAACCTGTTCCCGCACATGACCGTGCTGCAGAACATCATGCTGGCACCGGTGGAACTGAAGAAGGGTTCCAAGGCCGAGGTCCGTGCCAACGCCCTGGCGCTGCTGGACCGCGTTGGGCTGGCCGACAAGGCCGATGCCCGCCCGGCGCAGCTCTCCGGCGGCCAGAAGCAGCGTGTGGCCATTGCCCGTGCGCTGGCCATGAAGCCGGACGTGATGCTCTTCGACGAGGCCACTTCGGCCCTCGACCCCGAAATGGTCGGCGAAGTGCTCCAGGTCATCCGCGACCTGGCCAAGGAAGGCATGACCATGGTCGTGGTCACGCACGAAATGGGCTTTGCCCGTGAAGTGGCCGACCGGGTTGTCTTTATGGCTGACGGGCTCATTGTGGAGGAAAACTCCCCGGAGGAACTCTTCGGCAACCCGCAGTCGTCCCGGCTGCAGGACTTCCTGGCCAAGGTCCTCTAA
- a CDS encoding DUF4191 domain-containing protein has product MANSTDSDASKGARRGLFSRKPKAEKKNKQPGRMKQIADVFKMTRRNDPMVVWWMVGAFLGIIAVGLIIGFLINNWVTMLIIAIPLGLLAAVFILSRRAERAAFSQIEGQPGASGAALSVLRRGWILEEQPVAVSPRTQDAVFRAIGRPGIVLVTEGPANRVRVLVDGERKKMNRIVPNVPVHVIQTGRGEGQVPLQQVAKKVRKLKKSLTKQEVQAVNKRLSALGQRLPIPKGIDPYRARPDRKAARGR; this is encoded by the coding sequence ATGGCCAACAGCACTGATTCCGACGCATCCAAGGGCGCCCGCCGCGGCCTCTTCTCACGTAAGCCGAAGGCTGAAAAGAAGAACAAGCAGCCAGGCCGCATGAAACAGATCGCCGACGTCTTCAAGATGACGCGGCGCAACGATCCCATGGTGGTTTGGTGGATGGTGGGGGCCTTCCTGGGCATCATCGCCGTCGGCCTGATCATCGGTTTCCTGATCAACAACTGGGTCACGATGCTCATCATCGCGATCCCGCTGGGCCTGCTCGCCGCCGTCTTCATCCTTTCGCGCCGTGCCGAACGGGCCGCGTTCTCGCAGATTGAAGGGCAGCCCGGCGCCTCCGGCGCGGCACTGAGCGTCCTCCGCCGGGGCTGGATCCTCGAAGAGCAGCCCGTAGCCGTCAGCCCGCGCACCCAGGACGCAGTCTTCCGCGCCATCGGCCGCCCGGGCATCGTCCTGGTGACTGAAGGACCTGCCAACCGCGTCCGTGTCCTCGTGGACGGTGAGCGCAAGAAGATGAACCGCATTGTGCCCAACGTGCCGGTCCACGTTATCCAGACCGGCCGCGGCGAGGGCCAGGTGCCCCTGCAGCAGGTGGCCAAGAAGGTCCGGAAGCTCAAGAAGTCACTGACGAAGCAGGAAGTCCAGGCAGTCAACAAGCGGCTCTCCGCACTCGGCCAGCGCCTGCCAATCCCCAAGGGCATCGATCCTTACCGTGCGCGCCCGGACCGCAAGGCCGCACGCGGGCGCTAA
- the lipB gene encoding lipoyl(octanoyl) transferase LipB: MSPMDLHFVRAGLAPDFLDYDDGWALQRTAHSEVRAGSRANTVFLLEHLPVYTAGRRTEPHERPFDGTPVINVDRGGKLTWHGPGQLVGYPVLRLPDPVLIVDYVSALEEAIIGVLSDHGLAGARIEGRSGVWIRGTGGSRDRKIAAIGIRVDHGVTMHGFSLNCSNDLAPYSQIIACGITDAGTTSISAETGRTVTPADVVGPVEARLRQSLGTLHASAAHSDPERRAESGTYNEGVLK; this comes from the coding sequence CTGTCCCCTATGGATCTGCACTTTGTGCGCGCAGGGCTCGCTCCGGACTTCCTTGACTACGACGACGGATGGGCACTCCAGCGCACTGCCCACAGCGAGGTTCGGGCAGGCAGCAGGGCAAACACCGTCTTCCTGCTGGAGCATCTTCCCGTCTATACAGCCGGCCGCCGCACCGAACCGCATGAGCGGCCTTTTGACGGTACTCCGGTGATCAACGTGGACCGGGGCGGCAAACTCACCTGGCACGGCCCCGGGCAGCTGGTCGGCTACCCGGTACTCCGCCTTCCCGATCCGGTCCTCATCGTCGACTATGTCTCCGCCCTCGAAGAAGCGATCATCGGCGTACTCTCCGACCATGGACTGGCCGGAGCACGGATCGAGGGACGCTCCGGCGTCTGGATCCGCGGTACCGGCGGGAGCCGGGACCGGAAAATCGCCGCGATCGGAATCCGGGTAGACCACGGTGTCACCATGCACGGATTCTCCCTGAACTGCAGCAACGACCTGGCGCCCTACAGCCAGATCATTGCGTGCGGCATCACCGACGCCGGGACCACCTCGATCAGCGCTGAGACCGGCAGGACCGTGACACCTGCCGACGTCGTCGGGCCGGTGGAAGCGCGGCTGCGGCAGAGCCTTGGCACATTGCATGCCTCAGCTGCCCACTCGGATCCGGAACGCCGGGCAGAGTCCGGCACTTACAACGAAGGAGTCCTGAAGTGA